The following are encoded together in the Acidobacteriota bacterium genome:
- a CDS encoding inositol oxygenase: protein MEPLERLDDWDDFVAELYPTPVESGGKRREDYRDFEAPPRDTVREFYRLNHRHQTWEFVQYKKAEYLTLDRAELSAWEALEFLNTLVDDSDPDLDLSQLDHLLQTAEAIRADGHPDWFVLAGLVHDLGKVLCLWGEPQWAVVGDTFPVGCAFSDRIVYPELFEGNPDTAHSTYSTPLGVYEPGCGLDQVHLSWGHDEYLYQVLNDYLPEQALYMIRYHSFYACHREGAYRELMNDRDREMFAWVRLFNGYDLYSKSDRPPDAAELRPYYQGLIDKYLPAQLNL, encoded by the coding sequence ATGGAGCCGCTTGAGCGACTCGACGACTGGGACGACTTCGTTGCCGAGCTCTATCCGACGCCGGTGGAGTCGGGCGGCAAGCGGCGGGAGGACTACCGGGACTTCGAGGCGCCTCCGCGGGACACCGTGCGCGAGTTCTACCGGCTGAACCACCGTCACCAGACCTGGGAGTTCGTCCAGTACAAGAAGGCGGAGTACCTCACACTCGACCGCGCTGAGCTGTCGGCCTGGGAGGCGCTGGAGTTTCTGAACACGCTGGTCGACGACTCGGATCCGGATCTGGACCTCTCGCAGCTCGATCACCTGCTGCAGACGGCCGAGGCGATCCGGGCCGACGGACACCCCGACTGGTTCGTGCTGGCCGGACTCGTACACGACCTGGGCAAGGTCCTTTGCCTGTGGGGCGAACCGCAGTGGGCCGTCGTCGGCGACACCTTCCCGGTCGGCTGCGCGTTCTCGGACCGGATCGTCTATCCGGAGCTGTTCGAGGGCAACCCGGACACGGCGCATTCGACCTACTCGACGCCGCTCGGAGTGTACGAACCGGGCTGCGGCCTGGACCAGGTTCACCTGTCCTGGGGTCACGACGAGTACCTCTACCAGGTGCTCAACGACTACCTGCCGGAGCAGGCCCTCTACATGATCCGCTACCACTCGTTCTACGCGTGCCACCGCGAAGGCGCGTACCGGGAGCTGATGAACGACCGCGACCGCGAGATGTTCGCCTGGGTCAGGCTGTTCAACGGCTACGACCTGTACTCCAAGAGCGACCGTCCGCCGGACGCCGCCGAGCTGCGGCCGTACTACCAGGGGCTGATCGACAAGTACCTGCCGGCGCAGTTGAATCTGTAG
- a CDS encoding RNA-binding protein has translation MATRIYVGNLPFDTTEEAVRALFQAHGDVSEVSLINDRETGRPRGFGFVEMASGGQEAISALDRQQFGGRTLRVNEARPREERRPRW, from the coding sequence ATGGCAACGAGAATCTATGTGGGGAACCTCCCCTTCGACACGACGGAAGAGGCGGTTCGCGCGCTGTTCCAGGCTCATGGCGACGTGTCAGAAGTTTCGCTGATCAACGACCGTGAGACCGGCCGGCCGCGGGGCTTCGGCTTCGTCGAGATGGCGTCCGGGGGCCAGGAGGCCATTTCCGCTCTGGACCGGCAGCAGTTCGGCGGTCGCACCCTCCGCGTCAACGAGGCCCGCCCGCGCGAGGAACGCCGGCCCCGCTGGTAG
- a CDS encoding glycine/sarcosine/betaine reductase selenoprotein B family protein, which produces MTTRRPPVDHIVRTRDLYSSLGHDPYRWVRNDGSPPWTELTKPLPECRVGLVGSGGVYRAGQVAFHHRDDISLRVIDTSVPVSELRTSHFAYDQTDARIDPNVVFPVDTLHALVAEGVIGELSPRAYAFMGGIYSARRVREVVAPEISRRLAEDQVDLALLVPV; this is translated from the coding sequence ATGACGACACGACGACCGCCGGTGGACCACATCGTTCGTACGCGCGACCTCTACTCGAGCCTGGGCCACGATCCCTATCGATGGGTGCGCAACGATGGCTCACCTCCGTGGACCGAGCTCACGAAACCCCTCCCGGAGTGTCGAGTGGGGCTGGTTGGCTCCGGTGGCGTGTACCGCGCGGGGCAGGTCGCCTTCCATCATCGGGACGACATCTCGCTGCGTGTGATCGATACGTCGGTTCCCGTCTCGGAACTGCGAACGAGCCACTTCGCCTACGACCAGACCGATGCGCGTATCGACCCGAACGTCGTCTTCCCGGTCGACACGCTGCACGCCCTCGTGGCCGAGGGCGTGATCGGTGAACTGTCGCCGCGGGCCTACGCCTTCATGGGGGGGATCTACTCGGCCCGCCGCGTTCGGGAGGTGGTGGCGCCGGAGATCAGCCGCCGTCTCGCGGAGGATCAGGTCGACTTGGCCTTGCTGGTCCCCGTGTGA
- a CDS encoding DEAD/DEAH box helicase translates to MANGTSAPNNVGDSPAEPAIPQHHVETTNRDFRSLGLNPEILEVLAGIGFEHPTPIQADVIPDALAGKDLIGLAETGSGKTAAFVLPIIQRLGRGKGVRALVVCPTREIALQTKAFLDVFRKSPLRVNSACLIGGVKIGPQFDQLRQDPDVLVVTPGRLLDHTERGTVSLRNVEELVLDEADHMLDLGFMPQVQRIVTQVPSRRHTMLFSATMPPPIERLAQRYMNDPLRIDLAPRGAASGIEHRLYLVDEKDKKSCALALLDSVPGSTLVFTKRRSDAEWLCRVLERGRHSVARIHSDRSQKHRVDALESFRAGRHRILVATNIAARGIDVVGIEHILNYDLPDTAEDYIHRAGRTARGAAEGVVSSIGTWLDKPIVRQIELALGHPLPRSEVEGVAPYREMRSLNERRRRSPLRR, encoded by the coding sequence GTGGCGAACGGTACAAGCGCCCCGAACAACGTCGGCGATTCACCCGCTGAGCCGGCGATACCCCAACACCACGTCGAGACGACGAACCGGGACTTCCGCAGCCTCGGACTGAACCCGGAGATCCTGGAGGTACTCGCCGGGATCGGCTTCGAACATCCGACGCCGATCCAAGCCGACGTGATCCCCGATGCGCTCGCCGGCAAGGACCTGATCGGCCTGGCCGAAACCGGCTCCGGCAAGACGGCCGCGTTCGTCCTGCCGATCATCCAGCGGCTCGGCCGGGGCAAGGGCGTGCGCGCGCTCGTCGTCTGTCCCACGCGCGAGATCGCCCTGCAGACCAAGGCCTTCCTCGACGTCTTCCGCAAGAGCCCGCTGCGAGTCAACTCAGCCTGCCTGATCGGAGGCGTGAAGATCGGACCCCAGTTCGACCAGTTGCGCCAGGACCCCGACGTCCTGGTCGTAACGCCCGGGCGACTCCTGGACCACACCGAACGGGGCACGGTGAGCCTTCGCAACGTCGAGGAACTCGTGCTGGACGAAGCCGACCACATGCTCGACCTCGGCTTCATGCCCCAGGTGCAGCGGATCGTGACCCAGGTGCCCAGCCGGCGGCACACGATGCTGTTCTCGGCCACCATGCCGCCCCCAATCGAGCGCCTGGCCCAGCGCTACATGAACGACCCGCTCCGGATCGACCTCGCGCCCCGCGGCGCCGCTTCCGGAATCGAACACCGCCTCTACCTGGTCGACGAGAAGGACAAGAAGAGCTGCGCCCTGGCGCTGCTCGACTCGGTCCCCGGATCGACCCTCGTCTTCACCAAGCGCCGCTCCGACGCCGAGTGGCTGTGCCGGGTGCTGGAGCGAGGACGGCATAGCGTCGCCCGCATCCACTCGGACCGCTCGCAGAAGCACCGCGTCGACGCTCTCGAGAGTTTCCGCGCCGGTCGTCATCGCATCCTGGTGGCGACGAACATCGCCGCCCGCGGCATCGACGTTGTGGGCATCGAGCACATCCTGAACTACGACCTGCCTGACACGGCGGAGGACTACATCCATCGCGCCGGCCGCACCGCCCGCGGCGCCGCCGAAGGGGTCGTGTCGTCGATCGGTACCTGGCTCGACAAGCCGATCGTCCGCCAGATAGAGCTCGCGCTCGGTCATCCGCTGCCTCGTAGCGAAGTCGAGGGAGTGGCCCCCTACCGTGAAATGCGGTCGCTCAACGAACGACGCCGCCGCTCTCCCCTGCGCCGCTAG
- a CDS encoding carboxylesterase family protein gives MSTKATTRRAGGAILGAGLALTLACGGEKVEPLTTTVNTELGAVEGLALESGVLKFAGIPFAAPPVGDLRWRPPQPAAAWEGSRDATEFSASCWQPLSPPGSFYDSGDIERSEDCLYLNVWTGAEHAEAALPVMVWIHGGGLQTGSGSTLLYDGESLANRDVVLVTINYRLGPMGFLAHAELSAESETGASGNYGILDQVAALQWVQANIAAFGGDPGRVTIFGESAGSWSVNYLTATPLAAGLLHRAIGHSGGIFWPMPQLGEAESEGAGMAKRLGASDLTALRAATVEEVYEAAGASELPTFVGIRDDHVFPRDIYDIFAAGEQNDVDTIVGFNSDEGTALFAAPAGITVADYRDALAGTYGEHADAMFAVYPAEDDEQARVAAYENTADQFFAWQMRTWARLQSHTGEQPIRMYYFSRVPPWDEAETYGSYHAAEIVYAFDNLHKSRELGGDEIGPFNHAWDDTDRALADTMASYWVNFATSGDPNGDGLPDWPVYDPDADGVLELGDKIGVIQGLLKDRLDAFDAFYEDLRDNG, from the coding sequence ATGTCGACCAAAGCGACCACCCGCCGCGCCGGCGGAGCGATCCTCGGCGCCGGCCTGGCACTGACGCTGGCCTGCGGGGGCGAGAAGGTCGAGCCCCTGACCACAACCGTCAACACGGAACTCGGCGCGGTCGAGGGCCTGGCGCTCGAGTCCGGAGTCCTCAAGTTCGCCGGCATCCCGTTCGCGGCGCCGCCGGTCGGCGACCTCCGCTGGAGGCCGCCACAACCGGCCGCCGCCTGGGAGGGCAGCCGCGACGCCACGGAATTCTCCGCCTCCTGCTGGCAGCCCCTGTCCCCGCCCGGCTCCTTCTACGATTCCGGCGACATCGAGCGCAGCGAGGACTGTCTCTACCTGAACGTCTGGACCGGCGCCGAACACGCCGAAGCAGCTCTTCCGGTCATGGTGTGGATCCACGGAGGCGGCCTCCAGACCGGCTCCGGCAGCACGCTGCTGTACGACGGCGAGAGTCTGGCCAACCGCGACGTCGTACTCGTGACGATCAACTACCGGCTCGGGCCGATGGGCTTCCTGGCTCATGCAGAACTCTCGGCCGAGAGCGAGACGGGAGCATCGGGCAACTACGGCATCCTGGACCAGGTCGCCGCACTCCAGTGGGTGCAGGCGAACATCGCCGCCTTTGGCGGGGACCCGGGCCGGGTCACGATCTTCGGGGAGTCGGCCGGTTCCTGGAGCGTGAACTACCTGACCGCGACGCCCCTCGCGGCCGGGCTTCTTCATCGCGCGATCGGTCACAGCGGCGGGATCTTCTGGCCCATGCCGCAGCTTGGAGAGGCGGAGTCCGAGGGTGCTGGCATGGCCAAGCGCCTCGGCGCGAGCGACCTCACGGCCCTGCGCGCCGCCACCGTCGAGGAGGTCTACGAGGCAGCCGGCGCTTCCGAGCTGCCCACCTTCGTGGGCATCCGCGACGACCACGTGTTCCCGAGGGACATCTACGACATCTTCGCGGCCGGCGAACAGAACGACGTCGACACGATCGTCGGCTTCAACAGCGACGAAGGCACGGCACTATTCGCCGCCCCCGCCGGGATCACCGTCGCGGACTACCGCGACGCGCTCGCGGGCACGTATGGCGAACACGCCGACGCGATGTTCGCGGTCTACCCCGCCGAGGACGACGAGCAGGCGCGCGTCGCCGCCTACGAGAACACCGCCGACCAGTTCTTCGCCTGGCAGATGCGCACCTGGGCCAGGTTGCAGAGCCACACGGGCGAGCAGCCCATCCGGATGTACTACTTCTCCCGAGTACCGCCGTGGGATGAAGCGGAAACCTACGGCTCCTACCACGCGGCGGAAATCGTCTACGCCTTCGACAATCTGCACAAGAGCCGTGAACTGGGGGGAGACGAGATCGGCCCCTTCAACCACGCCTGGGACGACACCGACAGGGCGCTCGCGGACACGATGGCGAGCTACTGGGTGAACTTCGCGACCTCCGGCGACCCCAACGGCGACGGTCTGCCCGACTGGCCCGTCTACGACCCGGACGCCGACGGAGTCCTCGAACTGGGCGACAAGATCGGCGTCATCCAGGGCTTGCTCAAGGATCGCCTGGACGCCTTCGACGCGTTCTATGAGGACCTGCGCGACAACGGCTAG
- the msrB gene encoding peptide-methionine (R)-S-oxide reductase MsrB → MENNDRLDLPESEWRARLGHDEFRVLRREATERPFTSTLNRERRSGVFLCAGCGAELFRSDAKFESGTGWPSFFEPIAGAVDTKRDFKLIVPRTEYHCSRCGGHQGHVFSDGPAPTGLRYCNNGVALRFRPAPGSDRETRPNTPGRED, encoded by the coding sequence ATGGAGAACAACGACCGGCTCGACCTCCCGGAATCCGAGTGGCGGGCAAGACTCGGCCACGACGAGTTCCGTGTCCTGCGGCGGGAGGCAACCGAACGCCCCTTCACTTCGACGCTCAACCGGGAGCGCCGAAGCGGTGTCTTCCTCTGCGCCGGCTGCGGCGCCGAGTTGTTCCGGTCGGATGCGAAGTTCGAGAGCGGCACGGGCTGGCCCAGTTTCTTCGAGCCCATCGCCGGCGCCGTCGACACGAAGCGGGACTTCAAGCTGATCGTTCCCCGAACCGAGTACCACTGCTCCCGCTGCGGCGGGCACCAGGGCCACGTCTTCAGCGACGGGCCGGCGCCAACCGGCCTCCGCTACTGCAACAACGGCGTCGCCCTGCGCTTCCGGCCGGCGCCGGGAAGCGACCGGGAGACACGACCCAACACCCCAGGCAGGGAGGACTGA
- a CDS encoding ABC transporter ATP-binding protein: MTEPESPSPAGAAPPLLQIRELRTWFHGKRETVRAVDDIDLTIEEGETLGLVGESGSGKSVTSLSVMRLLESTANIETGEIAWFGRDLVHLPKREMRDLRGKDIGMIFQEPGTSLNPVFRVGDQVGEALRVHLGMSRQEARRRTIELFEEVGIPEPERRVDSYPHEMSGGQKQRVMIAMALSCNPKLLIADEPTTALDVTIQAQILDLIRRLRDERAMSILFISHDLGVIAEIADRIAVMFRGRIVERGRVTQVFNDPQHPYTKGLLACRPHLDRDFRRLPTVADFMDVEEDGDEGEIRITEREITEESLNELVGRGRGRLLHPRAALESLGYAEDPGPGELVPDDTESLLEVRDLKVYYPIRSGFLRRQVGDVKAVDGISFDVYPGQTLGLVGESGCGKTTTGLALLRLIDITAGTVRFEDQDVTAIPAGRLRALRGQMQIILQDPYSSLNPRMTVEAMLSEAMAIHRIGDSRSDRRDRAARLLEEVGMETGHLRRYPHEFSGGQRQRISVARALAVQPRLIICDESVSALDVSVQAQVLNLLKDLQEERGLTYIFISHDLSVVKFMSDMMAVMLDGRIVEQGPSEAIYMTPREEYTRRLIEAVPDDSIANIESRQQQRREARSRRHAN; encoded by the coding sequence CGAAACGCTCGGGCTGGTCGGCGAATCGGGCTCGGGCAAGTCGGTGACCTCGCTATCGGTGATGCGCCTGCTCGAGAGCACCGCGAACATCGAAACGGGGGAGATCGCCTGGTTCGGCCGCGATCTGGTCCACCTGCCCAAGCGCGAGATGCGGGATCTGCGCGGCAAGGACATCGGGATGATCTTCCAGGAGCCGGGCACCTCGCTGAACCCGGTCTTCCGGGTCGGCGACCAGGTGGGGGAGGCGCTCCGCGTCCATCTCGGCATGAGCCGCCAGGAAGCACGCCGGCGGACGATCGAGCTGTTCGAAGAGGTCGGCATCCCGGAACCGGAACGGCGCGTGGACAGCTATCCGCACGAGATGTCGGGCGGACAGAAGCAGCGCGTGATGATCGCCATGGCCCTGTCGTGCAATCCGAAGCTCCTGATCGCCGACGAACCGACGACCGCGCTCGACGTGACGATTCAGGCCCAGATCCTCGACCTGATCCGCCGCCTGCGCGACGAGCGCGCCATGTCCATCCTGTTCATCAGCCACGACCTGGGAGTGATCGCCGAGATCGCCGACCGGATCGCGGTCATGTTCCGGGGCCGGATCGTCGAGCGCGGCCGGGTGACCCAGGTGTTCAACGACCCGCAGCACCCCTATACCAAGGGACTGCTCGCCTGCCGTCCGCACCTCGACCGCGACTTCCGGCGCCTTCCCACCGTCGCGGACTTCATGGACGTGGAAGAGGATGGCGACGAAGGCGAGATCCGCATCACGGAACGCGAGATCACCGAAGAGTCCCTGAACGAACTCGTCGGGCGCGGCCGCGGCCGCCTGCTCCATCCGCGCGCGGCGCTCGAGAGTCTGGGCTACGCGGAGGATCCGGGGCCGGGCGAACTCGTGCCGGACGACACGGAATCGTTGCTCGAGGTGCGCGACCTCAAGGTCTACTACCCGATCCGGAGCGGCTTCCTGCGGCGGCAGGTGGGCGACGTCAAGGCCGTCGACGGCATCTCCTTCGACGTCTATCCGGGTCAGACGCTTGGACTGGTCGGAGAGTCCGGCTGCGGCAAGACGACGACCGGGCTGGCCCTGCTGCGCCTGATCGACATCACCGCCGGCACGGTCCGGTTCGAGGACCAGGACGTCACGGCGATCCCGGCGGGTCGCCTGCGCGCCCTGCGCGGACAGATGCAGATCATCCTCCAGGATCCCTACTCGTCGCTCAATCCCCGGATGACCGTCGAGGCAATGCTCAGCGAGGCGATGGCGATCCACCGGATCGGCGACAGTCGCAGCGACCGCCGCGACCGCGCGGCCCGGCTGCTCGAGGAAGTCGGCATGGAGACCGGCCATCTGAGGCGCTACCCGCACGAGTTCTCCGGCGGCCAGCGCCAGCGGATATCGGTCGCCCGGGCGCTGGCGGTTCAACCCAGGCTGATCATCTGCGACGAGTCGGTCTCCGCCCTCGACGTCTCGGTGCAGGCGCAGGTCCTGAACCTGCTCAAGGACCTCCAGGAGGAACGCGGCCTGACGTACATCTTCATCAGCCACGATCTCTCGGTGGTCAAGTTCATGTCGGACATGATGGCCGTCATGCTCGACGGCAGGATCGTCGAGCAGGGACCGTCCGAGGCGATCTACATGACACCTCGCGAGGAGTACACGCGCCGCCTGATCGAGGCGGTCCCGGACGATTCGATCGCCAACATCGAAAGCCGCCAGCAGCAGCGGAGAGAAGCCCGCAGCCGCCGCCACGCGAATTGA
- a CDS encoding TIGR00366 family protein produces the protein MTTSSTSRFPEALVLIFAMIVAAQVLTYLLPAGEYEREGRQVLAGTYHAVEAAPLPWHAALTKVPRGLEAAAEIIFFVFLVGGAIGVIRATGAIDAAIGAAIRALGGRPILLVGGMTTLFAVGSSTIGMAEEYMPFVPILVAMCIALRMDAVVALGMVYLGAGIGYGTAAINPFTVMIAKDIAGQDPSTGFGLRWALLAGMLVIGVHHILRYARRIGDDPERSLVRDIDYSGGAHELSAADLTPARLGILASFAAMIGVFIWGVNAHGWYLVELAALFLGVTITSAVLGRVSANRTARAFTSGAAELTGTALLIGFARTIEVVLSDARVIDTVIHGIASLLQRAEGLGSGAAVVSAWGMLAVQSVCNFLIPSGSGQAYVTMPIMAPLADLTGVGRETSVLAYQLGDGLMNLIVPTNALLMGMLLLARIPYQRWLRFILPAMVKLYVVAMLILAVAALMRFE, from the coding sequence ATGACGACCAGCAGCACAAGCCGCTTTCCCGAAGCCCTGGTGCTGATCTTCGCCATGATCGTGGCGGCCCAGGTCCTGACCTACCTGCTGCCGGCCGGCGAGTACGAACGCGAGGGCCGGCAGGTGCTGGCCGGCACCTATCACGCAGTGGAAGCCGCGCCGCTGCCCTGGCACGCCGCCCTGACCAAGGTGCCGCGCGGGCTCGAAGCCGCCGCCGAGATCATCTTCTTCGTCTTCCTGGTCGGCGGCGCGATCGGGGTCATCCGGGCCACCGGCGCCATCGACGCCGCGATCGGCGCCGCGATCAGGGCGCTTGGAGGACGGCCTATCCTGCTCGTCGGCGGCATGACGACCCTGTTCGCTGTCGGCTCGTCGACGATCGGCATGGCCGAGGAGTACATGCCCTTCGTGCCGATCCTGGTCGCCATGTGCATCGCGCTCAGGATGGACGCCGTGGTCGCCCTGGGCATGGTCTACCTCGGCGCCGGCATCGGCTACGGCACGGCGGCGATCAACCCCTTCACCGTGATGATCGCCAAGGACATCGCAGGCCAGGATCCGAGTACCGGCTTCGGGCTTCGCTGGGCGCTGCTGGCGGGAATGCTGGTGATCGGCGTCCACCACATCCTGCGCTACGCGCGCCGGATCGGCGACGATCCGGAACGCAGCCTCGTGCGCGATATCGACTACTCCGGCGGCGCGCACGAACTGAGCGCCGCCGACCTCACGCCGGCACGGCTCGGCATCCTCGCCTCGTTCGCCGCGATGATCGGCGTCTTCATCTGGGGCGTCAACGCGCACGGCTGGTACCTGGTCGAACTCGCGGCCCTCTTCCTGGGCGTGACGATCACCTCGGCCGTCCTGGGGCGGGTGTCGGCGAACCGGACCGCCAGGGCCTTCACCAGCGGCGCCGCCGAACTGACCGGAACCGCCCTGCTGATCGGCTTCGCGCGCACGATCGAGGTCGTGCTCTCGGACGCCCGGGTCATCGACACCGTGATCCACGGCATCGCCTCGCTGCTCCAGCGGGCGGAGGGCCTGGGTTCCGGCGCCGCGGTCGTCTCCGCCTGGGGCATGCTGGCCGTGCAGAGCGTCTGCAACTTCCTGATCCCCTCGGGCAGCGGCCAGGCCTACGTGACGATGCCGATCATGGCTCCGCTCGCGGACCTCACCGGCGTCGGCCGCGAGACCTCGGTGCTCGCCTACCAGCTCGGCGACGGGTTGATGAACCTGATCGTGCCGACGAACGCCCTGCTCATGGGCATGCTGCTTCTGGCCCGCATCCCCTACCAGCGCTGGCTGCGCTTCATCCTGCCGGCGATGGTCAAGCTCTACGTGGTCGCGATGCTCATCCTCGCGGTGGCGGCGCTGATGCGCTTCGAGTAG